A section of the Diabrotica virgifera virgifera chromosome 8, PGI_DIABVI_V3a genome encodes:
- the LOC126890608 gene encoding beta-1,3-glucan-binding protein-like encodes MILILFAFSAILFNGVHSVCLKNSITTASGLHAPKNKSLCSGQLIFEDNFNFLDTSKWHHEQTLSGGGNNEFEWYTDDRRNSYTSNGQLHIKPTFVADEYGEKFLYSGTIDLGAKCTGSDNEGCRRTGSANAIVNPIKSARMRTLDSFSFKYGRVEVSAKVPSGDWLWPAIWMLPSKWVYGSWPASGEIDIMESRGNRQYYDPSGQNVGTQLEASTLHWGPNPKFNKFMKTHWEKKNWNGGWDNAYHRYQVEWTPEHIKFSCDDQELGTITPPSGGFWQYGDLGPSGLPNPWSRGSRMAPFDQEFHLLINLAVGGAYFNDEFNNKAYKKPWTSTEPYRQGMTKFWQANQKWKPTWNLNSDDSHLKVDYVRVWAL; translated from the exons ATGATTTTGATACTGTTCGCGTTTTCCGCGATACTTTTTAACGGTGTACATTCCGTATGTCTTAAAAATTCGATAACAACTGCAAGTGGTTTACACGCACCCAAGAACAAGAGTCTCTGTTCTGGACAACTGATCTTTGAAGATAACTTCAATTTTTTGGACACATCCAAATGGCACCATGAGCAAACCTTATCTGGTGGTGGA AACAACGAATTTGAATGGTATACGGATGATAGACGTAACAGCTATACCTCCAACGGCCAATTACACATCAAACCCACTTTTGTCGCAGATGAATATGGTGAAAAATTCTTATATTCCGGTACTATTGACTTGGGAGCTAA atgtACTGGTTCTGACAATGAAGGTTGTAGGAGAACTGGTTCAGCCAATGCTATAGTTAATCCCATCAAAAGTGCTCGTATGAGGACCTTAGACTCATTTTCATTTAAATACGGCAGAGTTGAAGTCAGCGCTAAAGTACCTTCTGGAGATTGGTTGTGGCCAG cTATCTGGATGTTACCAAGTAAATGGGTTTATGGAAGTTGGCCAGCATCTGGAGAAATCGACATCATGGAAAGTAGAGGAAACCGTCAGTATTATGATCCCAGTGGACAAAACGTTGGAACTCAATTAGAAGCATCTACTCTACATTGGGGACCTAATCCAAAATTCAACAAATTTATGAAGACTCACTGGGAAAAGAAGAATTGGAACGGTGGTTGGGATAACGCTTATCACAGATACCAAGTGGAATGGACGCCTGAACATATCAAATTTTCTTGCGATGATCAAGAACTTGGTACAATTACACCCCCATCTGGCGGCTTTTGGCAATACGGCGATCTTGGACCGTCTGGATTGCCAAACCCATGGTCTCGTGGAAGTAGAATGGCTCCCTTTGACCAAGAGTTCCACTTACTGATTAATTTGGCTGTTGGAGGAGCTTATTTCAACGATGAGTTTAACAATAAAGCTTATAAGAAACCCTGGACTAGCACTGAACCTTACCGTCAGGGTATGACAAAATTCTGGCaagctaatcaaaaatggaaacCAACTTGGAATTTAAATTCAGATGACTCACACCTTAAAGTTGACTACGTAAGAGTTTGGGCtctgtaa